A genome region from Triticum aestivum cultivar Chinese Spring chromosome 2B, IWGSC CS RefSeq v2.1, whole genome shotgun sequence includes the following:
- the LOC100127075 gene encoding transcription factor WRKY19: MESVEGNGTGRGNLQLVVSELCRVQELVRQLELHLHAPDASIDLCRALTAEIFALTDRSIGFVAAHFPDAPTTPSSTSSSLSGVSDQPFRTNTKKRKATARWTSQVRVSAAGGAEGPGDDGHSWRKYGQKDILGAKHPRAYYRCTHRNSQGCPATKQVQRADQDPALFDVVYHGQHTCRPTGSGGGRRPPTNQHNPHAESLLQSLRAGLTVDADHGGPNASVSPLGASPVASGSNGGLTMSPYPVPAGAYTEWPLDGDLQEVVSALTAVSAPSMDCLFEFDPTFGDGVPNFFM; the protein is encoded by the exons ATGGAGAGCGTGGAGGGGAACGGCACCGGCCGCGGGAACCTGCAGCTTGTGGTGTCGGAACTGTGCCGCGTCCAGGAGCTGGTGCGGCAGCTCGAGCTGCACCTGCACGCGCCGGACGCCTCCATCGACCTGTGCCGCGCCCTCACCGCCGAGATCTTCGCGCTCACCGACAGGTCCATCGGCTTCGTCGCCGCACATTTCCCCGACGCCCCGACCACGCCCTCCAGCACGTCCAGCTCCCTCAGCGGCGTCTCCGACCAGCCCTTCAGGACCAACACCAAGAAGAG gaaggcgacggcgaggtggacgAGCCAGGTGAGGGTGAGTGCGGCCGGCGGTGCGGAGGGGCCTGGCGACGACGGCCACAGCTGGAGGAAGTACGGGCAGAAGGACATCCTCGGCGCCAAGCACCCGAGGGCGTACTACCGCTGCACCCACCGCAACTCGCAGGGCTGCCCCGCCACCAAGCAGGTGCAGCGCGCCGACCAGGACCCCGCGCTCTTCGACGTCGTCTACCACGGCCAGCACACCTGCAGGccaacgggcagcggcggcggcaggaggccGCCGACGAACCAACACAACCCGCACGCGGAGAGCCTGCTGCAGAGCCTCAGAGCCGGCCTGACCGTGGACGCGGACCACGGCGGCCCGAACGCCAGTGTCTCACCGTTGGGGGCGTCGCCTGTGGCGTCTGGCTCCAACGGTGGTCTGACCATGTCGCCGTACCCGGTGCCAGCCGGCGCGTACACGGAGTGGCCGCTGGACGGCGACCTCCAGGAGGTGGTGTCGGCGCTCACAGCCGTGTCGGCCCCGAGCATGGACTGCCTTTTCGAGTTCGACCCGACCTTCGGCGATGGTGTGCCCAACTTCTTCATGTGA